One genomic region from Camelus dromedarius isolate mCamDro1 chromosome 17, mCamDro1.pat, whole genome shotgun sequence encodes:
- the IQCF6 gene encoding IQ domain-containing protein F6, producing the protein MVRRTLLHAALRAWVIQCWWRSMQAKMLEQRRRLALRLYTCQEWAVVKVQAQVRMWQARRRFLQARQAACIIQSHWRWHASQTRGLIQGRYEVRASRLELDIEILMT; encoded by the coding sequence ATGGTACGCCGGACATTACTGCACGCAGCACTCAGGGCCTGGGTCATCCAGTGCTGGTGGAGGTCGATGCAGGCCAAGATGCTGGAGCAAAGACGGCGCCTGGCACTAAGACTCTACACCTGCCAGGAGTGGGCCGTGGTGAAGGTGCAGGCACAGGTTCGGATGTGGCAGGCCCGCAGACGGTTTCTCCAGGCACGCCAAGCAGCCTGCATCATCCAGTCTCACTGGCGCTGGCATGCCAGCCAAACCCGAGGCCTGATCCAGGGCCGCTACGAGGTCAGAGCCAGCCGGCTAGAGCTCGACATCGAAATCCTCATGACCTAG